Proteins from a single region of Streptomyces sp. TN58:
- a CDS encoding bifunctional serine/threonine-protein kinase/ABC transporter substrate-binding protein — protein sequence MRPLLPADPAAIGGNRLLGRLGSGGMGTVYLGRSPEGVLVAVKVIRADHAADPAFRARFRREAQAAGGLTGRWVVPVVAADPEAREPWLATPFVPGPSLAEAVGGYGPLPARTVRILGTRLAEALAEVHTAGLVHRDVKPGNVLLAPDGPRLIDFGIARAAGATTLTAADAVVGTPGYLAPELARAGGPAAGPAGDVFSLGCVLAYAATGSGPFGGGHAAAVVFRTVHEEPQLGELPPELREAVGGCLRKEPADRPTLGELTALLGTDTGGEGSAAAADWLPAPLPRIIAERSTRALDLPAPEPTRIDAPAPARPFTRRRLLAAGAALAAAAAPIAWVTTSRPGGGAPSAGADRDLPSLTLALQADLTGPGRATGQAHERGMRLAVARHNARPDADFRLALRVADDGGDPQRLKQAAAELLADPAVLGLVGPTWDAAVPELAGACLTADLTLALVSVHSPENTQALWRTVCATRPTDEGLGLPVLHYLSRVRISRRTAVVEDAANGAPAWQVTRVLQQSPPAQGSVSVHRVADAGSGFGATVRALTEARAEAVVYAGTSPQRAAELARALADAGFPGPRVALQHAMEPAFLTSAGQAAEGWVFSALCTDPLALPAASEFVAAHRSAYGEPPARWATEAYDAVGLLATALTGLEGEVRDRAGLSRRIFRTTYQGLAKTVAFDTRTRALTGDALAHLYRAEAGAFRYLGRYPDVRADP from the coding sequence CATGCCGCGGACCCCGCCTTCCGGGCCCGGTTCCGCCGCGAGGCCCAGGCCGCCGGCGGGCTGACCGGCCGCTGGGTCGTCCCCGTCGTCGCCGCCGACCCCGAGGCCCGCGAACCGTGGCTGGCCACGCCGTTCGTCCCCGGCCCCTCGCTGGCAGAGGCGGTGGGCGGGTACGGGCCGCTGCCCGCCCGGACCGTACGGATCCTGGGCACGCGCCTCGCCGAGGCCCTGGCCGAGGTGCACACGGCCGGGCTGGTCCACCGCGACGTCAAGCCGGGCAACGTCCTGCTGGCCCCGGACGGGCCCCGCCTCATCGACTTCGGGATCGCGCGGGCGGCCGGCGCGACCACGCTCACGGCCGCGGACGCGGTCGTCGGCACGCCCGGCTACCTGGCTCCCGAGCTGGCCCGCGCGGGCGGTCCCGCCGCGGGACCGGCCGGCGACGTGTTCTCCCTCGGCTGCGTCCTCGCGTACGCGGCCACCGGAAGCGGCCCCTTCGGCGGCGGGCACGCGGCCGCGGTGGTCTTCCGCACCGTCCACGAGGAGCCGCAACTCGGCGAACTGCCACCGGAGTTGCGTGAGGCCGTCGGCGGCTGCCTGCGGAAGGAACCGGCGGACCGGCCGACGCTCGGCGAGCTGACCGCCCTCCTCGGAACCGACACCGGAGGCGAGGGCTCCGCCGCGGCCGCCGACTGGCTGCCCGCCCCGCTGCCCCGGATCATCGCCGAACGCTCCACCCGGGCCCTGGACCTGCCCGCGCCCGAACCCACCCGGATCGACGCCCCGGCCCCCGCCCGGCCGTTCACCCGCAGACGGCTGCTCGCGGCCGGCGCGGCCCTGGCCGCCGCGGCCGCCCCGATCGCCTGGGTCACCACCAGCAGACCGGGCGGCGGCGCACCGTCCGCCGGCGCCGACCGGGACCTCCCGTCCCTGACCCTCGCCCTCCAGGCCGACCTGACCGGCCCCGGCCGGGCGACCGGCCAGGCGCACGAGCGGGGCATGCGGCTGGCCGTGGCCCGGCACAACGCCCGCCCGGACGCCGACTTCCGGCTGGCCCTGCGCGTCGCCGACGACGGCGGGGACCCGCAGCGCCTCAAGCAGGCCGCCGCGGAGCTGCTCGCCGACCCGGCCGTGCTGGGCCTCGTCGGCCCCACCTGGGACGCGGCCGTACCGGAGCTGGCCGGCGCCTGCCTCACCGCGGACCTCACCCTGGCGCTGGTGTCGGTGCACAGTCCGGAGAACACCCAGGCGCTGTGGCGCACGGTGTGCGCCACCCGCCCGACCGACGAGGGCCTGGGCCTCCCGGTCCTGCACTACCTGTCCCGGGTGCGGATCTCGCGCCGCACGGCCGTCGTGGAGGACGCGGCGAACGGGGCACCGGCATGGCAGGTCACCCGGGTGCTCCAGCAGAGCCCCCCGGCGCAGGGCAGCGTGAGCGTCCACCGCGTCGCCGACGCCGGCTCCGGCTTCGGGGCCACCGTACGCGCGCTGACCGAGGCCCGCGCCGAAGCCGTCGTCTACGCCGGCACCTCGCCGCAGCGCGCGGCCGAGCTGGCCCGCGCCCTGGCCGACGCCGGCTTCCCGGGCCCCCGCGTGGCGCTCCAGCACGCCATGGAGCCGGCCTTCCTCACCTCGGCAGGCCAGGCGGCCGAGGGATGGGTGTTCAGTGCCCTGTGCACCGACCCGCTCGCCCTGCCCGCCGCGTCCGAGTTCGTCGCGGCCCACCGGAGCGCCTACGGCGAACCGCCCGCCCGGTGGGCCACCGAGGCTTACGACGCGGTCGGCCTGCTGGCCACCGCCCTGACCGGGCTGGAGGGGGAGGTACGCGACCGGGCGGGTCTGTCCCGCCGGATCTTCCGTACGACCTACCAGGGCCTCGCCAAGACGGTCGCCTTCGACACCCGGACGCGCGCCCTGACCGGAGACGCCCTGGCCCACCTCTACCGCGCCGAGGCGGGCGCCTTCCGCTACCTGGGCCGGTATCCGGACGTACGCGCCGACCCGTGA
- a CDS encoding L-threonylcarbamoyladenylate synthase — MAKYFDVHPENPQRRTIDNVVGMIRSGKLVAYPTDSCFALGCQLGNRDGINRIRSIRNLDDRHHFTLVCQNFAQLGQFVQIDNNVFRAIKAATPGSYTFILPATSEVPRQLLHPKKKTVGVRIPDHVVTQALLAELGEPLLSSTLLLPDEAEPMTQGWEIKERLDHEVDAVLDSGDCGTEPTTVIDFSGGDVEIVRRGAGDASRFE, encoded by the coding sequence ATGGCGAAATACTTCGACGTGCACCCCGAGAATCCCCAGCGGCGCACCATCGACAACGTGGTCGGCATGATCCGCTCGGGCAAGCTCGTCGCGTACCCGACGGACTCCTGCTTCGCGCTGGGATGCCAGCTGGGCAACCGGGACGGCATCAACCGGATCCGGTCGATCCGCAACCTCGACGACCGTCACCACTTCACCCTGGTGTGCCAGAACTTCGCCCAGCTGGGGCAGTTCGTGCAGATCGACAACAACGTCTTCCGCGCCATCAAGGCGGCCACGCCCGGCAGTTACACCTTCATCCTCCCGGCGACCTCGGAGGTGCCGCGCCAGCTGCTGCACCCGAAGAAGAAGACCGTGGGCGTCCGGATCCCCGACCACGTGGTCACCCAGGCCCTGCTCGCGGAGCTCGGCGAGCCGCTGCTGTCCAGCACGCTGCTGCTGCCGGACGAGGCGGAGCCGATGACGCAGGGCTGGGAGATCAAGGAGCGGCTCGACCACGAGGTGGACGCCGTACTGGATTCGGGTGACTGCGGCACCGAGCCGACCACGGTGATCGACTTCTCCGGTGGTGACGTGGAGATCGTGCGCCGCGGGGCCGGGGACGCCTCCCGCTTCGAGTAG
- a CDS encoding sigma-70 family RNA polymerase sigma factor, whose product MEHADEEGTGVRHEPGAPTGALTEEQAARMLAGMNEVIRAGEEMRRLRTEMVKLFAGFGWTQDKIARITDMSQPAVSKQITRLTPGEPPPRLGLSLDQPDTAWLEGRLWALAEEVSEALDTARCTRFVSALARGRRRFTPESSQELRRLLEEDLRLGAAELPAAFRAAYDEISRGLDAGPKAAAAGSAPASVRRAVARQLQRDRLRGDA is encoded by the coding sequence GTGGAACACGCGGACGAAGAAGGCACCGGGGTGCGGCACGAGCCCGGGGCACCGACCGGGGCCCTGACCGAGGAGCAGGCCGCGCGGATGCTCGCCGGAATGAACGAGGTCATCCGCGCCGGCGAGGAGATGCGCCGGCTGCGCACGGAGATGGTCAAACTGTTCGCGGGCTTCGGCTGGACCCAGGACAAGATCGCCCGGATCACGGACATGAGCCAGCCCGCCGTGTCCAAGCAGATCACGCGGCTGACGCCCGGCGAACCGCCGCCGCGCCTCGGACTCTCCCTCGACCAGCCCGACACCGCATGGCTCGAAGGACGCCTGTGGGCGCTGGCGGAGGAGGTCTCCGAGGCGCTGGACACAGCACGCTGCACGCGCTTCGTCAGCGCCCTCGCCAGGGGGCGGAGGCGGTTCACACCGGAGAGCTCGCAGGAGCTGCGGCGCCTCCTGGAAGAGGATCTGCGGCTGGGCGCCGCGGAGCTGCCCGCCGCCTTCCGCGCCGCGTACGACGAGATCAGCCGCGGTCTCGACGCCGGCCCGAAGGCGGCCGCCGCCGGGTCGGCGCCGGCGTCGGTACGCCGGGCCGTCGCCCGCCAGCTCCAGCGCGACCGTCTCAGGGGCGACGCCTGA
- a CDS encoding cytochrome P450, with amino-acid sequence MTADTLLDFPFSARGDRLPAEIEQLRDEPVKRVRTIAGDEAWLVSSHALCKQVLEDPRFSLKDTSAPGVPRQYALTIPPEVVNNMGNITGAGLRKAVLKAINPKTDNLTGWMREQADSLVEGILRSGAPVDLRGAFTNPYAENLHCRILGIPQADAPRLAASLDIAFMNSACPVTGAKLNWDRDMAYMVERLDDPATVGLMAELAALREDPDYAHLTDEMLATVGVTLFGAGVISTMGFLTMAIVSLLQNPDVWEQLRTSPEKIPSAVDELLRVNLSIADGLPRLALEDVTLGDVQVKKGELLLVLVEAANTDPAVYSDPHTFDIDRANAGTHLSFGGGPHYCPATALGKRHTEIAVEVLLEKMPGLQLAVPFDQLVWRTRFMKRLPERLPVLW; translated from the coding sequence ATGACCGCTGACACCCTCCTCGACTTCCCGTTCTCCGCCCGCGGCGACCGGCTCCCGGCCGAGATCGAGCAGCTTCGGGACGAGCCGGTCAAGCGCGTGCGCACGATAGCCGGCGACGAGGCGTGGCTCGTCTCGTCCCATGCGCTCTGCAAGCAGGTCCTCGAAGACCCGCGGTTCAGCCTGAAGGACACCTCCGCCCCCGGCGTTCCCCGTCAGTACGCGCTGACGATCCCGCCCGAGGTCGTCAACAACATGGGCAACATCACCGGTGCCGGACTGCGCAAGGCCGTGCTCAAGGCGATCAACCCGAAGACGGACAACCTCACCGGCTGGATGCGCGAGCAGGCGGACTCCCTCGTCGAGGGCATCCTGCGCAGCGGTGCGCCGGTCGACCTGCGCGGCGCGTTCACCAACCCGTACGCGGAGAACCTCCACTGCCGCATCCTCGGCATCCCGCAGGCCGACGCCCCGCGGCTGGCCGCCAGCCTGGACATCGCGTTCATGAACTCGGCCTGCCCCGTCACGGGCGCCAAGCTCAACTGGGACCGCGACATGGCCTACATGGTGGAGCGCCTCGACGACCCGGCCACCGTCGGGCTGATGGCCGAACTCGCCGCGCTGCGCGAGGACCCCGACTACGCGCACCTGACGGACGAGATGCTGGCGACCGTCGGCGTCACGCTGTTCGGCGCCGGGGTCATCTCGACCATGGGCTTCCTGACCATGGCGATCGTCTCGCTTCTGCAGAACCCCGACGTGTGGGAGCAGCTGCGCACGTCTCCGGAGAAGATCCCGTCCGCCGTGGACGAGCTCCTGCGCGTCAACCTGTCGATCGCCGACGGCCTGCCCCGGCTCGCGCTGGAGGACGTCACCCTCGGCGACGTCCAGGTCAAGAAGGGCGAGCTGCTGCTCGTCCTGGTCGAGGCGGCCAACACCGACCCGGCCGTGTACTCCGACCCGCACACCTTCGACATCGACCGCGCGAACGCCGGTACGCACCTGTCCTTCGGCGGCGGACCGCACTACTGCCCGGCCACCGCGCTCGGCAAGCGGCACACGGAGATCGCCGTCGAGGTGCTGCTGGAGAAGATGCCCGGCCTGCAGCTGGCGGTGCCGTTCGACCAGCTCGTCTGGCGTACCCGGTTCATGAAGCGCCTGCCGGAGCGGCTCCCCGTCCTGTGGTAG
- a CDS encoding serine hydrolase domain-containing protein codes for MVNTTHTRLRRACAATAAAGLLLTGAVTATAYGAAPTPGPSASATSASPSPTPAPSGEFKQLTPAVARQLDAAVRQVMSEAQVPGVIVGLWAPGKGSYVKAFGVADKATGAPMRTDFNTRIGSQTKTFTVTALLQLVDQGKAGLDDPIGDYVSGVPNGDRITLRELAGMRSGLFNYSEDPDFDKALTSDPDRRFTPQDLLAYSFKHPVQFAPNAQFQYSNTNLVLLGLVIEKITGRPLAEVVNQDVVRPAGLNRTFFPTGAEFPQPHAQGYTDQTATGKVEVATDWDPSWAWAAGAMISDLQNLRSWARTLATGTLLTPATQAQRLKTTSVGIPGAGYGLGLFDVQGWIGHNGSLPGYESLGVYLPQAQATMVVILNTDILHDGQEPSTLFGEAITGIVSPGNVYPGHKPSEPKN; via the coding sequence CTGGTGAACACGACGCACACAAGGCTTCGCCGGGCCTGCGCGGCCACCGCCGCGGCGGGCCTGCTCCTCACCGGAGCCGTCACGGCCACCGCGTACGGGGCGGCGCCCACCCCCGGACCCTCCGCTTCCGCCACCTCCGCGTCCCCCTCGCCGACGCCGGCCCCGAGCGGGGAGTTCAAGCAGCTCACCCCGGCCGTCGCGCGCCAACTCGACGCCGCCGTCCGGCAGGTCATGAGCGAGGCGCAGGTCCCGGGTGTGATCGTGGGGCTGTGGGCCCCCGGCAAGGGAAGCTACGTCAAGGCCTTCGGCGTCGCCGACAAGGCCACCGGCGCGCCCATGCGCACCGACTTCAACACCCGCATCGGCAGCCAGACCAAGACCTTCACGGTCACCGCCCTGCTCCAGCTGGTCGACCAGGGCAAGGCGGGCCTGGACGACCCCATCGGCGACTACGTGTCCGGCGTGCCGAACGGCGACCGCATCACCCTGCGCGAGCTGGCCGGCATGCGCAGCGGGCTGTTCAACTACAGCGAGGACCCGGACTTCGACAAGGCGCTCACCAGCGACCCCGACCGCCGGTTCACCCCTCAGGATCTGCTCGCCTACTCCTTCAAACACCCGGTGCAGTTCGCGCCGAACGCGCAGTTCCAGTACTCGAACACCAACCTGGTCCTGCTCGGCCTCGTGATCGAGAAGATCACCGGCCGGCCGCTCGCCGAGGTCGTCAACCAGGACGTCGTACGGCCGGCCGGCCTGAACCGCACCTTCTTCCCGACCGGCGCGGAGTTCCCCCAGCCGCACGCCCAGGGCTACACCGACCAGACCGCCACCGGCAAGGTCGAGGTGGCGACCGACTGGGACCCGTCCTGGGCCTGGGCGGCCGGTGCGATGATCTCCGACCTGCAGAACCTGCGCAGCTGGGCGCGCACCCTCGCCACCGGTACGCTGCTGACGCCCGCGACCCAGGCCCAGCGCCTGAAGACCACGTCGGTCGGCATCCCCGGCGCCGGCTACGGGCTGGGACTCTTCGACGTACAGGGCTGGATCGGACACAACGGCTCGCTCCCGGGCTACGAAAGCCTCGGCGTCTACCTCCCGCAGGCCCAGGCGACCATGGTCGTCATCCTCAACACCGACATCCTGCACGACGGCCAGGAGCCCAGCACCCTCTTCGGCGAGGCGATCACCGGCATCGTGAGCCCCGGCAACGTGTACCCCGGCCACAAGCCGTCCGAGCCGAAGAACTGA
- a CDS encoding GNAT family N-acetyltransferase has protein sequence MPELIAPTPRLHGSWTAAQEEWGPEAHLDGAGLGADDDVASPQGFAAWTQRLRRYGDRSLPVDHGRVHATYWWIAEGDTYLGAIDLRHYLNGFLLDAGGHIGYGIRPSARRRGLATWALSAVLHEARLMGMDRVLLTCDPGNEGSVRTIERCGGVLEDVRETLIGPKRRYWITL, from the coding sequence ATGCCCGAGCTCATCGCCCCCACCCCCCGCCTGCACGGATCCTGGACCGCCGCGCAGGAGGAGTGGGGGCCCGAGGCCCACCTGGACGGCGCCGGGCTCGGCGCCGACGACGACGTCGCGAGCCCGCAGGGCTTCGCCGCCTGGACGCAGAGGCTCCGCCGGTACGGGGACCGCTCGCTACCGGTCGACCACGGCCGCGTCCACGCGACGTACTGGTGGATAGCCGAGGGCGACACCTACCTGGGCGCCATAGACCTGCGCCACTACCTCAACGGCTTCCTCCTCGACGCCGGCGGCCACATCGGCTACGGCATCCGGCCCTCGGCCCGCAGGCGCGGCCTCGCCACCTGGGCCCTGTCCGCGGTCCTCCACGAGGCGCGCCTGATGGGCATGGACCGCGTCCTGCTGACCTGCGACCCCGGCAACGAGGGGTCCGTGCGCACCATCGAGCGGTGCGGAGGCGTACTGGAGGACGTGCGCGAGACCCTGATCGGCCCCAAGCGGCGCTACTGGATCACTCTCTGA
- a CDS encoding SpoIIE family protein phosphatase, translating to MGAIDGSGANGRRPVAAGLAPPSGLLDVLNVAAVVLDAEGRVALWSPQAEQLFGWTAGEALGQPAARLLAAPQHVGLVTELFARVMGGAGDWAGAFPVRHKDGSTRLVEFRNMRLLDERGDLYALGIATDRTTLRQLERDLALSARLVAQSPIGLAVLDTELRYVLVNPTLERINGLPASEHIGRGVREALSFLDDTEAAESAMRQVLATGTPLLEQFTAGRTHGGHRAEHAWSVSYYRLEDATGRVLGLATSVVDVTQSHQAALEIARSRRRLALIADATVRIGTTLDLDQTARELADVVVPELADIAAVDILDSVLEGRPTLRSSAHEPAVFRALAVAAAYPSEAVRAADPPGDIARYAADRLVTQSVTTGHPVLVAHVQARDISRIARDSNAASLLTRAGLRSYLAVPLIARGEVLGALDLKRTRNPLPFNDDDIVLAGELAARAAVCIDNARWYRNAHHTALALQHHLLPHHPPPTPGLEVASRYRPAAASSEIGGDWFDAIAGPDDTTVLVIGDVMGSGINAAASMGQLRTATRTLAELALDPPQVLQQLDRTTAALEETIATCVYVVHDPHRAQCRIAVAGHLPPVLIRSGRAPRLLDLPTGAPLGVGGIPFEATTVAMAPGDQLVLYTDGLVETRDQPIDERLDLLLDLLADTGRPLEETCDRLLDSLRRPDDHDDVALVIARARSLTDRDGSPRGPAGTGLR from the coding sequence ATGGGTGCGATCGACGGGTCGGGGGCCAACGGGAGGCGGCCCGTCGCGGCCGGGCTCGCCCCGCCGAGCGGGCTGCTCGACGTCCTGAACGTCGCGGCCGTCGTCCTCGACGCCGAAGGCCGGGTCGCCCTGTGGAGCCCGCAGGCCGAGCAGCTGTTCGGCTGGACGGCGGGCGAGGCCCTGGGCCAGCCCGCCGCCCGGCTGCTCGCCGCGCCGCAGCACGTGGGCCTGGTGACGGAGCTGTTCGCCCGGGTCATGGGCGGTGCCGGCGACTGGGCGGGCGCCTTCCCGGTGCGGCACAAGGACGGCAGCACACGCCTCGTGGAGTTCCGCAACATGAGGCTGCTCGACGAACGCGGAGACCTGTACGCCCTGGGCATCGCCACCGACCGCACCACGCTGCGGCAGCTGGAGCGGGACCTCGCCCTGTCCGCCCGCCTGGTGGCCCAGTCACCGATCGGGCTCGCGGTCCTGGACACCGAGCTGCGCTACGTCCTGGTCAACCCCACCCTGGAGCGGATCAACGGGCTTCCCGCCTCCGAGCACATCGGCCGGGGCGTCCGGGAGGCGCTGTCCTTCCTCGACGACACCGAGGCCGCCGAATCGGCGATGCGGCAGGTCCTGGCCACCGGCACACCCCTGCTGGAGCAGTTCACCGCCGGCCGCACCCACGGCGGGCACCGCGCCGAACACGCCTGGTCGGTGTCCTACTACCGGCTGGAGGACGCCACCGGCCGGGTCCTGGGCCTGGCCACCTCCGTGGTGGACGTCACCCAGAGCCACCAGGCGGCCCTGGAGATCGCCCGCAGCCGCCGCCGCCTCGCGCTGATCGCCGACGCCACCGTCCGTATCGGCACCACCCTCGACCTCGACCAGACGGCACGCGAGCTCGCCGACGTCGTCGTGCCCGAGCTCGCGGACATCGCGGCCGTCGACATCCTCGACTCGGTCCTCGAAGGCCGGCCCACCCTCAGGTCCTCGGCCCACGAACCGGCGGTGTTCCGCGCCCTCGCCGTCGCGGCCGCCTACCCGAGCGAGGCCGTCCGCGCCGCCGACCCCCCGGGCGACATCGCCCGCTACGCCGCCGACCGGCTGGTCACCCAGTCCGTGACGACCGGGCACCCTGTCCTCGTCGCCCACGTACAGGCCCGGGACATCTCCCGGATCGCCCGCGACAGCAACGCCGCCTCCCTGCTGACCCGCGCCGGGCTGCGCTCGTACCTCGCCGTCCCGCTCATCGCCCGCGGCGAGGTGCTCGGCGCCCTCGACCTCAAACGCACCCGCAACCCGCTGCCGTTCAACGACGACGACATCGTCCTGGCCGGCGAACTGGCCGCACGCGCCGCCGTGTGCATCGACAACGCCCGCTGGTACCGCAACGCGCACCACACCGCCCTCGCGCTCCAGCACCACCTCCTGCCCCACCACCCGCCGCCGACCCCCGGCCTCGAAGTCGCCTCGCGCTACCGACCCGCCGCCGCCAGCAGCGAGATCGGCGGCGACTGGTTCGACGCCATCGCGGGACCCGACGACACCACCGTCCTCGTCATCGGAGACGTCATGGGCAGCGGCATCAACGCCGCCGCCAGCATGGGACAGTTGCGCACGGCGACCCGTACCCTCGCCGAACTCGCCCTCGACCCGCCGCAGGTGCTCCAGCAACTGGACCGCACCACCGCCGCCCTTGAGGAGACCATCGCCACCTGCGTCTACGTCGTCCACGACCCGCACCGCGCACAGTGCCGCATCGCCGTCGCCGGCCACCTCCCTCCCGTGCTCATCCGCTCCGGCCGCGCACCCCGCCTGCTCGACCTGCCCACCGGCGCGCCCCTGGGCGTGGGCGGCATCCCCTTCGAGGCCACCACCGTCGCGATGGCCCCGGGGGACCAACTGGTCCTCTACACCGACGGCCTGGTGGAGACCCGGGACCAGCCCATCGACGAACGGCTCGACCTGCTCCTGGACCTGCTCGCCGACACCGGACGTCCGCTGGAGGAGACATGCGACCGGCTCCTGGACTCCCTGCGCCGGCCCGACGACCACGACGACGTCGCCCTGGTCATCGCCCGTGCCAGGTCCCTGACCGACCGCGACGGCTCGCCTCGCGGCCCCGCCGGTACCGGCCTACGCTGA
- a CDS encoding alpha/beta fold hydrolase, translating into MASSTFTAPDGTLLAYRARGSGEPVVCIPGGPADSAYLGDLGGLSAHRRLVVLDLRGTGRSAVPQDPGSYRSDRLVDDIEALRGHLGLDRIDLLAHSAGANPAVQYAARYPDRIGRLALITPGTRAVGTVITGDTRRELARRRAHEPWFPAAFAALEDIIAGAGGDPDAIAPFFYGRWDAEARRHHTASRPDNPEAVARFGAEGAFDPEATRAGLTALRAPALLLAGEFDLNSPPGAVAECAELFPHATLVVQPGAGHYPWLDDAGRFVAATAAFLG; encoded by the coding sequence ATGGCCTCATCCACGTTCACCGCGCCCGACGGAACCCTCCTCGCCTACCGCGCCCGCGGCAGCGGAGAGCCCGTCGTCTGCATCCCCGGCGGCCCCGCGGACTCCGCCTACCTCGGCGACCTCGGCGGTCTGTCCGCCCACCGCCGCCTGGTCGTCCTGGACCTGCGCGGCACCGGCCGCTCCGCGGTCCCGCAGGACCCCGGGTCCTACCGCAGCGACCGCCTCGTCGACGACATCGAAGCCCTGCGCGGGCATCTGGGCCTCGACCGGATCGACCTGCTCGCCCACTCCGCGGGGGCCAACCCCGCCGTGCAGTACGCCGCCCGGTACCCGGACCGCATCGGCAGGCTCGCCCTGATCACCCCCGGCACCCGGGCCGTCGGCACGGTGATCACGGGGGACACGCGCAGGGAACTCGCCCGACGGCGCGCCCACGAACCATGGTTTCCGGCGGCGTTCGCAGCCCTGGAGGACATCATCGCCGGCGCCGGAGGCGACCCCGACGCCATCGCCCCCTTCTTCTACGGTCGTTGGGACGCCGAGGCGCGGCGGCACCACACCGCTAGCCGCCCGGACAATCCGGAGGCCGTAGCCCGCTTCGGGGCGGAGGGAGCCTTCGACCCGGAGGCCACCCGCGCCGGCCTCACGGCCCTCCGGGCCCCGGCCCTCCTGCTCGCCGGCGAGTTCGACCTGAACAGCCCGCCCGGGGCGGTCGCCGAGTGCGCGGAGCTGTTCCCCCACGCCACACTCGTCGTACAGCCGGGTGCGGGCCACTACCCCTGGCTCGACGACGCGGGCCGCTTCGTGGCGGCCACCGCGGCGTTCCTGGGGTGA
- a CDS encoding aminoglycoside phosphotransferase family protein produces MSTGQMHPGQHPVDEGLVRRLLAGQFPQWAGMSVERFPSGGTVNAMFRLGEDLSVRLPLYEGGAGDVLTERHWLPRLAPRLPTAVPQVLGDGEPAQGYPWRWSVCGWLPGENPQAGTLGGSVAQALARDLAAFVVAMRGITLTGAPQAHRGGPLASLDAPTREAIGALRLIPEEGVDCDAVEAVWQDALRVPEWDGPPVWLHGDLMPGNVLVEGGRLTAVIDFGCTGLGDPACDLFPAWNLLPAAAREVFREALGVDDATWIRGRGRTLSQAVIALPYYRRTNPAMARNARHVIREVLAER; encoded by the coding sequence GTGAGCACAGGACAGATGCACCCCGGACAGCACCCCGTCGACGAAGGCCTCGTACGGCGGCTGCTGGCCGGGCAGTTCCCGCAGTGGGCGGGTATGAGCGTGGAGCGGTTCCCGTCCGGCGGCACGGTCAACGCCATGTTCCGGCTCGGCGAGGACCTGTCCGTACGGCTGCCGCTGTACGAGGGCGGGGCAGGGGACGTGCTGACGGAGCGGCACTGGCTGCCCCGCCTCGCTCCCCGCCTGCCGACGGCCGTCCCACAGGTGCTGGGGGACGGCGAGCCCGCGCAGGGCTATCCGTGGCGGTGGTCGGTCTGCGGGTGGCTGCCGGGGGAGAACCCGCAGGCGGGCACGCTGGGCGGGTCCGTCGCCCAGGCCCTGGCCCGGGACCTGGCGGCCTTCGTCGTGGCGATGCGGGGCATCACCCTGACCGGGGCGCCGCAGGCGCACCGCGGCGGGCCGCTCGCCTCGCTCGACGCACCGACCCGGGAGGCGATCGGGGCGCTGCGGCTGATACCGGAGGAGGGCGTCGACTGCGATGCCGTGGAGGCCGTGTGGCAGGACGCGCTGCGGGTCCCGGAGTGGGACGGGCCGCCGGTGTGGCTGCACGGCGACCTGATGCCCGGCAACGTCCTGGTGGAGGGCGGGCGGCTGACCGCGGTCATCGACTTCGGGTGCACGGGGTTGGGGGACCCGGCCTGCGACCTGTTCCCGGCGTGGAACCTGCTGCCCGCCGCCGCGAGGGAGGTGTTCCGCGAAGCGCTCGGCGTGGACGACGCGACCTGGATCCGCGGCCGGGGACGCACGCTCTCGCAGGCCGTGATCGCGCTGCCCTACTACCGCAGGACCAATCCGGCGATGGCGCGCAACGCCCGGCACGTGATCCGGGAGGTCCTGGCCGAGAGGTGA
- a CDS encoding nuclear transport factor 2 family protein, giving the protein MSKAEIDMVTAEFFGSFDNRGGRTADVARIRKLALPGAVIVMTGPRFTVYTVDEFIEPRRELLSGGRLVEFSEWETSERTEIAGDIASRFGEYRKAGVLDGEPFEGVGTKTIQFVRTAEGWRIAAFSWYDRP; this is encoded by the coding sequence ATGTCCAAGGCCGAGATCGACATGGTGACCGCCGAGTTCTTCGGGTCGTTCGACAACCGGGGCGGCAGGACCGCCGACGTGGCCCGGATCCGCAAGCTCGCCCTGCCCGGCGCGGTGATCGTCATGACCGGTCCGCGGTTCACCGTCTACACCGTGGACGAGTTCATCGAACCCCGCCGTGAACTGCTGTCCGGGGGACGGCTGGTGGAGTTCAGCGAGTGGGAGACCTCCGAACGCACCGAGATCGCGGGCGACATCGCCTCGCGGTTCGGCGAGTACCGCAAGGCGGGGGTTCTGGACGGCGAACCCTTCGAGGGCGTCGGTACCAAGACCATCCAGTTCGTCCGCACCGCCGAGGGCTGGCGGATCGCGGCCTTCTCCTGGTACGACCGGCCCTGA